The genomic DNA TAAAAAACAATACATTCTTAGTAAGGAACTTTTTGATGTTGGAAAAGAAAAACCTACGAACTCGACGTCTGTTTCGCAACAATGGCCGTGCCTTAGTGATTGCCATGGACCATGCACGTGTTTTTGATACCGTCACAGGTCTAAAGAATATTACCGAGGTCGTCAAGGCAGTACGTGCTGGAGGAGCCGATGCCATTTTGACTCCTTGGGGCTCTACGGTTGCTGCGACAGAAGCTCTGAACGGTGGTGGCTGCTGGCTCAGTGTAGACATCACTCCTCAGAGCATCCAAAGCACAGTGGAAATGGCACTGCGTCTTGGAGTTGATGGGATCAAGGTAGAAGTTTACCCCTGGTGTGATCCAAAAGATGATTACTTCAAGCGCTACCATGGAAATGAATCTGTCCTACATGGGATGCAGCTCGCTGCTGAATGCCAGAAATGGGGTGTCCCTTTGATGATTGAGAGCGTCCCTGGAGGTTGGCCCAACGAAACCATGCGTACTCCAGAGATGGTCGCAGCTGCAAGTCGTGTAGCTGCAGAAGCAGGTGCAGACTATGTAAAAACCTTCTACACTGGCGATAAGGAGAGTTTTCGCACTGTCTTGGAGAACTGCACGGTTCCCGTGTTGATTCTTGGGGGGCCAAAATCAGATTCTGATCGGGGAATCCTACAGATGGTACGCGATGCTATGGACGTCGGTGCGGTCGGCATCACGATGGGACGCAACGTCTGGGGACATGCGAACATTGAAGGAATGACCGCAGCACTCGCTGCCATTATCCATGAAGATGCGAGTGTCGATACAGCCTATCGCTTGGTGAAATCTTAGCTGCCAACTCTCCCCACTTGAGCCTCAATGCCTCGTCCTGCTTCTGATCTAATTGCTCGGATTGCCTGGCGCTATTATGTCCAGAAGCAGAATCAGGTGGAGATCGCTGCCAACCTTAACATCTCACGTCAGAGTGTTCAACGTTACCTGAGCCAAGCACTGGAGCAGGGCATCGTGGTCACACGCATTGACCATCACCATTTGAGCGAGTGCATGGAACTCGGCCAGGAATTGCAGTCTCGCTATCGTCTGAAACTTTGCGAAGTCGCTCCAGTCACCGCTGAACAAAGTGCTGAGGCGGTGTTTCAAAGTCTCTGTGCACTCGGTGCTCAGGTGATGGAACGCTTCATCCGCAAGGAAGATCCCTATACCTTTGCCCTGGGTAGCGGACAAACAATCCGCCACAGCATCAACCACCTTGAAGAATTTCAGCGCAACGATCACAGCGTCACTTCTCTGGTGGGCTTCACAACACCTGAAGGCAACCCCAGCGAATTTGATCTGGTCACTCCTTTTGCTGAAAAAACAGGTGCTCAAGGATACTACTTTCCCGCTCCACTAGTACTTCCTACTCTTGCCGAAAAACAACTACTAGAACAGCTGACCGTCTACCAACGTGTGATCAAAATCGTTGAACAAGCTAGCGTTGCCTTTGCCAGCATCTCTCCACTGCACACCAACTCGGCTTTTCTGAAAGAAGGCTTGATGACTACTGAGGAGTGGCAGCACCTGCAAAAACAGGGAGCTTGTGCAGAATTACTCGGCAGGGTTCTGGATATAGATGGGCGCTTGCTCAATGAAGAATTTACGAATCGTCTGGCTGGTGAGGTATTGAGGCCAAATCCAGATCGGCTGTTTGTTTGCATCTCTGGGGGTATTCAAAAGCACCAAGCTCTGTACTCTATCCTTCAGGGAAAGTGGGTCAATGGCCTCGTAACAGATGAACAAACTGCCCATTACCTATTGCAGATGGCTCCCACTTCGGTTAGATGAAGACCCACGATTAACAAATTCAATCATTTTCTGCGAGAGGCCTTGCGGTAGCCTCTGCTTCCTTGCCAGAGATATTTCTCATGAATTCCCCTTTACTTTTGGGTGTAGACGCTGGCTCAAGCCGAGTTCGGGCACTCATTTTCACACTGGAAGGTGACATCGTTGCGGAGGGTAGCGTTACTCCTCCACTGGAAACGCCATATCCTGGCTGGGCAACCTTGGATGCAGATCAACTCTGGCAAGCTTGCTGGCAGGCAATTCGTCGCGCCGTGCGGCAGGTAGAAGACTCCAAGCGAATTCAGTCTATAGCTGTGACCAGTGTTGCTGAAGCTGGAGTACCCTTGGATGAAGATGATCGACCTCTGCACCCGATCATCGCCTGGTACGACACACGCACAAAGCCCCAAGCCCAACGCCTTGCCGAACAAATAGGTGAACAGCGGCTGTTTGATACAACTGGGTTGAATATCTCCCCAATCTACACTCTCTGCAAGCAACTCTGGCTACGCGAACACAAACCAGAAGTCTTCAAGTCAACTCGTCGCTGGCTCCACACCGCAGACTACCTGGCTTGGCGTCTCTGTGGCATTCCAGCCACTGACTATA from SAR324 cluster bacterium includes the following:
- a CDS encoding sugar-binding domain-containing protein, with the translated sequence MPRPASDLIARIAWRYYVQKQNQVEIAANLNISRQSVQRYLSQALEQGIVVTRIDHHHLSECMELGQELQSRYRLKLCEVAPVTAEQSAEAVFQSLCALGAQVMERFIRKEDPYTFALGSGQTIRHSINHLEEFQRNDHSVTSLVGFTTPEGNPSEFDLVTPFAEKTGAQGYYFPAPLVLPTLAEKQLLEQLTVYQRVIKIVEQASVAFASISPLHTNSAFLKEGLMTTEEWQHLQKQGACAELLGRVLDIDGRLLNEEFTNRLAGEVLRPNPDRLFVCISGGIQKHQALYSILQGKWVNGLVTDEQTAHYLLQMAPTSVR
- a CDS encoding FGGY family carbohydrate kinase — protein: MNSPLLLGVDAGSSRVRALIFTLEGDIVAEGSVTPPLETPYPGWATLDADQLWQACWQAIRRAVRQVEDSKRIQSIAVTSVAEAGVPLDEDDRPLHPIIAWYDTRTKPQAQRLAEQIGEQRLFDTTGLNISPIYTLCKQLWLREHKPEVFKSTRRWLHTADYLAWRLCGIPATDYSLASRTFALDIHSLQLASGLLEEVGIPPSWYQEFVPSGTRLGHILPEVAEATGLSQDCLVSAGGHDHLIGSIVAGALTPGTLVNSMGTAEGVMIFMDKPLA